One Aestuariirhabdus haliotis genomic window carries:
- a CDS encoding DUF2489 domain-containing protein has product MSSSSTQFFVLLGTLMILGLSVYAIYLWRQVFRNNRRILELQQEQRAKLLEAITVISTTMSRGELNPTEGCIRLKVLLEKLDPELLQSPEYKVIEQMYDRSREFATHQTRKALPATERLLQDQAREALEAELKQEVQNAVLALQRLATAYREAEEKKALAAANQSESAKPH; this is encoded by the coding sequence GTGAGCTCATCTTCCACCCAATTTTTTGTGCTGCTGGGCACCCTGATGATCCTGGGCCTGTCTGTGTATGCGATTTATTTATGGCGACAGGTGTTCCGTAATAATCGCCGCATCCTGGAACTGCAGCAGGAGCAACGGGCCAAATTACTTGAAGCCATTACGGTCATCTCCACCACCATGTCTCGCGGCGAACTGAACCCCACCGAAGGCTGCATTCGTCTTAAGGTATTACTGGAAAAACTGGACCCCGAACTGCTGCAGTCCCCCGAGTACAAGGTGATCGAGCAGATGTACGATCGCTCCCGGGAGTTCGCCACCCACCAGACTCGAAAAGCCCTGCCGGCTACCGAACGTCTATTGCAAGATCAGGCACGGGAAGCCCTGGAGGCGGAGCTGAAACAGGAAGTCCAGAATGCGGTGCTGGCCCTGCAGCGCCTGGCGACCGCGTATCGAGAAGCGGAAGAGAAAAAAGCACTGGCCGCCGCCAATCAGTCCGAGTCGGCTAAACCGCATTAG
- a CDS encoding SseB family protein: protein MTLLEALQAKQQGEERALDAILECLITTEVQLLSQSQNKEDPELLQLEIAPNTGALALFSGMELAQEMAAQLPFECEPLSVPGYWPLLELDDSINLVIDPGSPHNLVLPADVIRSLQPVIRSLLETDS, encoded by the coding sequence ATGACATTGCTCGAAGCACTGCAGGCTAAACAACAGGGCGAGGAACGCGCACTGGACGCCATTCTCGAATGCCTGATCACCACCGAAGTACAGTTGCTTTCGCAGTCACAGAATAAAGAGGACCCGGAGCTGTTACAGCTGGAGATAGCCCCGAACACAGGCGCTCTGGCCCTGTTCAGCGGTATGGAATTGGCCCAGGAAATGGCGGCTCAGCTGCCCTTCGAATGTGAACCCCTTTCAGTTCCGGGGTACTGGCCATTGCTGGAGCTGGATGACAGCATTAATCTGGTGATTGATCCAGGCAGCCCTCATAATCTGGTCTTGCCTGCCGACGTGATAAGATCATTACAACCCGTTATTCGTTCATTGCTGGAGACCGACTCGTGA
- a CDS encoding YiiD C-terminal domain-containing protein, with protein sequence MSDSQAYPLAKALEARILEQIPLLSAMQVRLEHYDGESLRLSAPLPPNINDKGTAFGGSLATLVTITGWCFTTLLADQVGANEVVVADSQMNYLKPVTAELNSYCILEADSRTSFLNLLESRGKASLQLEVNIAEPEPALRFQGRYVALLRNAT encoded by the coding sequence GTGAGTGATTCTCAGGCCTATCCGCTGGCCAAGGCGTTGGAAGCACGTATTCTCGAGCAGATCCCCCTGTTGTCCGCCATGCAGGTTCGACTTGAGCACTACGATGGGGAATCACTCAGGCTGAGCGCACCATTGCCCCCGAATATCAACGACAAGGGCACCGCTTTCGGCGGCAGTCTGGCGACACTCGTCACCATCACCGGCTGGTGCTTTACCACCTTGCTGGCCGATCAGGTGGGTGCCAATGAGGTGGTGGTAGCGGATAGTCAGATGAACTACCTCAAACCGGTAACAGCAGAGTTGAACAGCTATTGCATCCTCGAAGCGGACTCACGGACAAGCTTTTTGAACCTACTCGAAAGCCGGGGCAAGGCCAGCCTTCAACTTGAAGTGAACATCGCAGAGCCAGAGCCCGCATTGCGTTTCCAAGGGCGTTATGTCGCCCTGTTGAGGAACGCGACATGA
- the trmJ gene encoding tRNA (cytosine(32)/uridine(32)-2'-O)-methyltransferase TrmJ, with protein sequence MLDNVRIVLINTFHPGNIGSAARAMKTMGLSHLYLVDPEQHPSPQSESMAAGAKDVLAGATVVGTLQEAIADCSVVIGTSARSRSLSLPQLSARQCGEQVAREATSNQVALVFGRETMGLHNDEIQQCNYHVYIPANPEYPVLNLAAAVQLLSYELYIASCDFSTDAQPAPELPENRELTYFYEHLEQTLEKVGFIIANHPGQTMAKLRRLFNRARPEKTELNILRGILSRIQQNASTREQNQGE encoded by the coding sequence ATGCTCGATAATGTTCGAATAGTACTTATTAATACCTTTCATCCGGGTAATATTGGCTCCGCCGCCCGGGCGATGAAAACCATGGGCCTGAGCCACCTCTACCTGGTCGACCCTGAACAGCACCCCTCCCCTCAGTCGGAATCGATGGCGGCCGGGGCCAAGGATGTTCTCGCCGGGGCCACCGTGGTCGGCACCTTGCAAGAAGCGATCGCTGATTGCTCGGTAGTCATCGGCACCAGCGCCCGAAGCCGCAGCCTCTCACTGCCCCAGTTGAGTGCCCGCCAATGCGGAGAACAGGTTGCCCGGGAGGCGACCAGCAATCAGGTCGCCCTGGTATTTGGTCGGGAGACCATGGGCCTGCACAACGATGAAATCCAGCAGTGCAATTACCATGTCTATATTCCGGCCAATCCGGAATACCCCGTACTCAACCTCGCCGCCGCCGTACAGCTGCTGAGTTACGAGCTTTATATTGCCTCCTGCGACTTTTCCACCGACGCCCAACCCGCCCCCGAGCTGCCCGAAAACCGGGAGTTAACCTACTTCTACGAGCATCTGGAACAAACCCTGGAGAAAGTCGGTTTTATTATCGCCAATCATCCCGGGCAGACCATGGCCAAACTGCGGCGTCTGTTCAACCGTGCACGCCCCGAGAAAACCGAGCTCAATATATTGCGCGGTATCCTTAGTCGTATCCAACAAAATGCCAGTACCCGAGAGCAAAACCAAGGTGAGTGA
- a CDS encoding LEA type 2 family protein: MPSLKKTSRTLVQLLCWVFIASIITGCASVTPDYEKPRLHVTSIKLLPADGLSQRFKIGLRIINPNDTPLPLKGIFYSVSIEDYELVSGASGNLQDVPAYGESDFSVTASTDVFNGARLLHELLTNPRDMLSYSFNGRLDLSQWWIPSVNVKESGEITLLK; the protein is encoded by the coding sequence ATGCCAAGCTTGAAAAAAACCTCCAGAACTCTTGTCCAGCTACTGTGCTGGGTGTTCATCGCTTCAATAATAACCGGTTGCGCCTCGGTAACACCGGATTATGAGAAACCCCGACTGCATGTCACCAGCATCAAACTGTTACCGGCCGATGGCCTTAGCCAGCGTTTCAAAATCGGTTTGCGAATCATCAACCCAAACGATACGCCGTTGCCTCTAAAGGGTATTTTTTATAGCGTGAGCATCGAAGACTATGAGCTGGTCAGCGGTGCCAGTGGCAATCTCCAGGACGTGCCCGCCTACGGAGAAAGTGACTTCAGCGTAACCGCCTCCACCGATGTATTTAATGGCGCACGATTGCTGCATGAATTGCTGACCAACCCTCGCGACATGCTCAGCTATAGTTTTAATGGTCGCCTGGACCTTAGCCAATGGTGGATACCCAGCGTTAACGTCAAGGAGAGCGGCGAAATCACCTTGCTCAAATAA
- the ppk2 gene encoding polyphosphate kinase 2, with amino-acid sequence MDNAVSKLSKSDYENELSRLQTELVKMQEWVKTSGLKVVVLFEGRDAAGKGGVIKRIMEKLNPRVCRVVALGVPTEKEKSQWYFQRYVSELPSAGEIVLFDRSWYNRAGVERVMGFCSDDEYEEFMRSCPEFERMLIRSGILLIKYWFSVSDEVQEKRFKERVTTPLKRWKFSPMDLESRSRWAEYSQAKDTMFSYTDTKHSPWYVVNGDNKKKARLNCIAHFLSMVPYQALEYPTIDLPPINKEGYIRTPIEEQTFIPEHF; translated from the coding sequence ATGGATAATGCAGTGTCCAAGCTGAGCAAATCAGATTACGAAAACGAGCTGTCTCGCTTACAGACCGAGCTGGTCAAAATGCAGGAATGGGTCAAAACCTCAGGCCTCAAAGTCGTCGTGCTGTTTGAAGGCCGCGATGCCGCCGGCAAGGGTGGCGTGATCAAGCGCATTATGGAAAAACTCAACCCTCGGGTTTGCCGCGTTGTCGCCCTGGGCGTGCCAACCGAAAAAGAAAAAAGCCAATGGTACTTCCAGCGTTATGTATCTGAATTGCCTTCCGCCGGTGAGATCGTACTGTTCGACCGCAGCTGGTATAACCGGGCCGGCGTCGAACGAGTCATGGGCTTTTGTTCCGACGACGAATACGAAGAATTTATGCGTTCCTGCCCGGAGTTTGAACGCATGCTGATTCGCTCTGGCATCCTGCTGATCAAGTACTGGTTTTCCGTTTCCGATGAGGTTCAGGAAAAGCGCTTCAAAGAGCGCGTTACCACGCCATTGAAACGCTGGAAATTCAGTCCCATGGATCTCGAGTCCCGTAGCCGCTGGGCTGAATACTCCCAGGCCAAGGATACGATGTTCTCTTATACCGATACCAAACACAGCCCCTGGTACGTGGTCAACGGTGACAATAAAAAGAAAGCTCGACTCAATTGCATCGCCCATTTTCTCAGCATGGTCCCCTACCAGGCACTTGAATACCCGACGATCGACCTGCCTCCCATCAACAAGGAAGGCTATATTCGAACTCCGATAGAGGAACAAACCTTTATCCCGGAGCATTTCTAA
- a CDS encoding 7TM diverse intracellular signaling domain-containing protein — translation MSTSLFRLGLHYSHVLVTLFLLAVISPLQAAEPSTIQVDDRRVIDIAPKLQYWRTNRGTLSLEQVERAFHRGLFTQQQQSPLTLDRTRDGIWLRFVLQPEQETQEQVLAFRRPFYDHLSVYVPSNEGYQVHSIGYDHFSNKQAPKNWHYQIPITLHSNDSRPFYVYVEDSLTIRVALKVWHPDALAEQDTNMTVFLTVIFTTMLALALYNLSLFTFLKDKNYLYYAIYMVSLCLFLMTREATIYQIPWLSWPEWGVQQLIFMACLAAATAARFNQSFVNLAYYTPNLNRAIWLMIGLLGCIATLCLFNIRAFDAITASFHNWANFVLAPLMVVASIIAMRKGNRQARWFLAGWAFLLTATFIATLSALGLVDQSPVTLYGIHVAAALEAIILSAGLADRINIIRRERDKAEQMSREVDTRISDEKKRRHKSDTVTRYLASIHSRSSEQQVYSELVSTLADVMETPRCALLHSNTGSIRVYSRDHQLEEFFSREITGRIKLLEGVASQGEAMMLQQRDNALEPSSALQDAPALAVIPLYSWRREWSVILICPSSEQEFSHHQLRQANRFCETVKEQVLNYRRYRVTIEGSETDDSGALTRTALLKHAQRAMRQWNKHEEPLCIALWSLEECLVEQRPLDDKGQLLLLNTLVDCCRTLMQPSDILGRYGSHELLLLLPGHDQKSAQTMCRVIYKELREKLHEQYQDRFNLTLHVGVAAQSEPTDTLERLSRQLEPLDLSNDVQNSRLGSTPALP, via the coding sequence ATGTCAACATCACTGTTTCGGCTTGGTTTGCATTACAGTCATGTGCTGGTGACGCTGTTTCTACTGGCTGTTATTTCTCCCTTGCAAGCGGCTGAGCCGTCGACCATCCAGGTCGATGATCGCCGGGTTATTGATATTGCCCCCAAATTACAATACTGGCGAACCAACCGAGGCACGCTCAGCCTCGAACAGGTTGAACGCGCCTTTCATCGTGGGCTATTTACCCAGCAACAACAGTCACCACTCACGCTTGATCGTACTCGAGATGGCATCTGGCTGCGCTTCGTTCTGCAACCCGAGCAAGAAACACAAGAGCAGGTCCTGGCGTTTCGCCGCCCCTTTTATGATCACCTCAGTGTTTATGTGCCCAGCAACGAGGGCTATCAGGTGCATTCGATTGGGTATGACCACTTCAGTAACAAACAGGCCCCAAAAAACTGGCACTACCAGATTCCCATCACCCTTCACAGTAACGATTCTCGTCCGTTCTATGTGTATGTTGAAGACAGCCTGACCATTCGCGTTGCCCTCAAAGTATGGCACCCCGACGCTCTCGCCGAACAAGACACCAACATGACCGTTTTCCTGACGGTGATTTTCACAACCATGCTGGCTCTGGCGCTCTACAATCTGTCTCTGTTCACCTTTTTAAAGGACAAGAATTACCTCTACTACGCCATTTATATGGTCTCTTTGTGCCTGTTTCTGATGACCCGGGAAGCCACCATCTACCAGATACCCTGGCTTTCCTGGCCAGAATGGGGCGTACAACAGTTGATCTTTATGGCCTGCCTGGCCGCGGCAACCGCAGCACGATTCAACCAGAGCTTTGTCAATCTTGCCTATTACACGCCAAACCTGAATCGGGCTATTTGGCTGATGATCGGCTTATTGGGCTGCATAGCTACTCTTTGCCTGTTCAATATTCGCGCCTTTGATGCCATTACCGCCAGCTTCCATAACTGGGCGAATTTTGTTCTGGCACCCCTGATGGTGGTTGCCTCGATAATTGCCATGCGTAAAGGAAATCGGCAAGCGCGCTGGTTTCTGGCCGGTTGGGCCTTCTTACTGACCGCGACCTTTATTGCCACGTTAAGCGCACTGGGTTTGGTCGACCAGAGCCCGGTCACTCTCTACGGCATCCATGTCGCCGCTGCTCTCGAGGCCATCATACTATCTGCCGGCCTGGCCGATCGCATCAATATCATTCGACGGGAACGAGACAAAGCCGAGCAGATGTCACGGGAAGTGGACACCCGGATTTCCGATGAGAAAAAACGTCGACACAAATCCGACACCGTCACCCGATACCTGGCCTCCATCCACTCGCGCAGTTCGGAACAACAGGTCTATAGCGAGCTGGTCAGCACCCTCGCCGACGTTATGGAAACCCCAAGATGCGCCCTGCTCCATAGCAACACCGGCAGCATTCGCGTCTACAGTCGAGATCACCAGCTGGAGGAGTTTTTCAGTCGGGAGATCACAGGACGCATCAAGTTACTGGAAGGCGTTGCCAGCCAGGGAGAAGCCATGATGCTGCAACAACGCGACAATGCGCTAGAACCCTCCTCTGCGCTACAGGATGCACCGGCTCTGGCGGTCATTCCTCTGTATAGCTGGCGTCGTGAATGGTCCGTAATTCTTATTTGTCCCAGCAGCGAACAGGAGTTCTCCCATCATCAATTGCGACAAGCCAATCGCTTTTGTGAAACAGTCAAAGAGCAGGTGCTGAATTATCGTCGCTACCGGGTCACCATCGAAGGCAGCGAAACCGATGACAGTGGCGCCCTCACCCGGACCGCACTACTGAAACATGCGCAACGCGCCATGCGACAATGGAACAAACATGAGGAACCCCTGTGCATTGCGCTCTGGAGTCTTGAAGAGTGCCTCGTTGAACAACGTCCCCTGGATGACAAGGGACAATTATTATTGCTTAACACCCTAGTAGACTGTTGTCGTACGTTGATGCAACCTTCTGACATACTCGGCCGATACGGTAGTCATGAATTACTGCTACTGCTCCCCGGGCATGATCAGAAAAGCGCCCAGACCATGTGCCGCGTCATCTATAAAGAGCTTCGTGAAAAGCTTCACGAACAGTATCAGGATCGTTTCAACCTTACGTTGCACGTCGGTGTTGCCGCCCAAAGCGAACCTACCGACACCCTGGAGCGACTGTCCCGGCAACTGGAACCTCTTGATTTGAGCAATGACGTGCAAAATAGTCGACTCGGTAGCACACCGGCACTACCCTGA
- a CDS encoding alpha-L-glutamate ligase-like protein → MFFTTPAKLHAHGMLGMNRRNVSYISRYNDRRYYPLVDNKLKTKQVAEKAEASTPKLLGVVEHQYQVNTLSHILELYSEFVVKPAQGSQGKGILVITGRDGDYYLKPSGERVSEADVMRHSSNILSGLYSLGGKPDVAMVESLVHFDSVFDDFSYEGVPDIRVIVFKGFPVMAMMRVSTKASDGKANLHQGAVGVGIDLATGKALHAVQYDRPVSHHPDTGAHFADLAVPHWDRILPLAASGYEMTQLGYLGADIVLDVNQGPMILELNARPGLAVQIANGTGLLPRLQAIEALRHPDMSTDDRVAYAIEQFGNTAKQ, encoded by the coding sequence ATGTTCTTTACCACCCCCGCAAAACTGCATGCCCATGGCATGCTGGGCATGAACCGGCGCAATGTTTCCTACATCTCCCGCTACAACGACCGGCGTTACTATCCCCTGGTCGACAACAAGCTTAAAACCAAACAGGTGGCCGAAAAGGCCGAGGCCTCGACGCCCAAACTGCTGGGCGTGGTGGAACATCAATATCAGGTCAATACCCTCTCTCATATTCTCGAACTCTACAGTGAATTTGTCGTCAAGCCGGCTCAGGGCAGCCAGGGTAAGGGCATTCTGGTGATTACGGGTCGCGACGGCGACTATTACCTCAAACCCAGCGGGGAGCGGGTTTCCGAAGCGGACGTCATGCGTCACAGCTCCAATATTCTCAGCGGCCTGTACAGCCTTGGGGGCAAGCCCGATGTGGCCATGGTCGAATCCCTTGTACATTTCGACAGTGTCTTCGATGACTTTAGTTACGAAGGCGTACCCGATATCCGTGTGATTGTGTTCAAGGGATTTCCGGTGATGGCTATGATGCGAGTCTCCACCAAGGCCTCCGATGGTAAGGCCAACCTGCACCAGGGCGCCGTAGGTGTCGGTATTGATCTGGCCACCGGCAAGGCATTGCACGCCGTGCAATACGATCGTCCGGTTTCTCATCACCCGGATACCGGGGCCCATTTTGCCGACCTGGCCGTGCCCCACTGGGATCGTATTTTGCCCTTGGCGGCCTCCGGTTACGAGATGACCCAGCTGGGTTACCTGGGAGCCGATATTGTGCTGGATGTAAATCAGGGGCCGATGATTCTGGAACTCAATGCGCGCCCCGGCCTCGCCGTTCAAATCGCCAACGGCACGGGCTTGTTGCCTCGTTTACAAGCCATCGAAGCATTGCGTCACCCGGATATGAGTACAGACGACCGGGTTGCCTATGCCATAGAACAGTTTGGGAACACCGCCAAGCAGTAA
- a CDS encoding inactive transglutaminase family protein codes for MSARVQVYLLAFICISLGLGLTAYKKIELGFPLLPGEQRSVWTVEAKVVFNAEDKPVKVSLALPDSDPNDIVISQDFASPGYGFGWDSEGVQRRAEWARRNATGPQTLFYRLQLFHAPVRTPLEASTPPEVIDFSHLDESTRIAADSLVTHITERSADAKSFANELVRLLNNPQSNMDMSLLLNTENNSSMGQKVAIMMVVLNRAKIPARIARGLHLEDGRKRQTLTELIELYADPHWILLDPETGDTGTPDNFLLWQRGGVSLLDVEGGSNSRVTFSIIENSRPAKALAVALGEDTKAALVDFSIYSLPTEIQNTFKHILLIPIGALVVVLLRILVGIKTSGTFMPILIALALIQTTLFVGLAIFLTIVSVGLWIRSYLSHLNLLLVARISSVVIVVIIIMAIMSVLSNKLGLSQALTVTFFPMIILAWTIERMSILWEEDGPKEVLIQGGGSLLVAVMAYLAMTNTLVEHLTFNFPELLLVLLGIIMLIGQYTGYRLTELRRFQAMVKEH; via the coding sequence ATGTCCGCACGTGTACAAGTCTATTTGCTAGCCTTCATCTGCATCAGTCTGGGGTTGGGGCTGACCGCTTATAAAAAAATCGAGCTGGGCTTTCCGCTGCTACCGGGGGAGCAACGCTCCGTCTGGACCGTGGAAGCCAAGGTGGTATTCAATGCCGAAGACAAACCGGTCAAGGTGTCCCTAGCGTTACCCGATAGCGACCCTAACGACATCGTCATCAGCCAGGATTTTGCCTCTCCAGGCTACGGTTTTGGCTGGGACAGCGAAGGCGTACAGCGCCGGGCAGAATGGGCCCGACGCAATGCCACCGGCCCCCAAACCCTGTTTTATCGCCTGCAGCTGTTCCATGCGCCGGTTCGCACGCCTCTGGAGGCCAGCACACCGCCGGAAGTCATCGACTTTTCTCACCTGGACGAATCCACCCGGATCGCCGCGGATAGCCTGGTTACCCACATCACAGAACGCTCGGCCGATGCCAAGAGTTTTGCCAATGAGCTGGTGCGACTGTTGAACAATCCCCAGAGCAATATGGATATGAGCCTGTTGCTGAATACCGAGAACAACTCATCCATGGGGCAGAAGGTCGCGATCATGATGGTGGTGCTTAACCGTGCCAAGATTCCCGCCCGCATCGCTCGAGGGCTGCACCTGGAAGACGGCCGCAAGCGCCAGACCCTGACCGAATTGATTGAACTCTACGCCGACCCCCACTGGATTCTGCTTGATCCGGAGACCGGGGATACCGGCACCCCGGATAACTTCCTGTTATGGCAACGCGGAGGCGTGTCGCTGCTGGATGTCGAAGGGGGCAGCAATTCCCGAGTGACCTTTTCAATTATCGAAAATAGCCGCCCAGCCAAGGCCCTCGCCGTTGCTCTGGGTGAAGATACCAAAGCCGCCCTGGTCGATTTCTCGATCTATAGCTTACCGACAGAAATCCAGAACACCTTCAAACACATTCTGTTGATTCCCATCGGCGCCCTGGTAGTCGTGCTGCTGAGAATTCTGGTAGGTATCAAAACCTCCGGTACCTTTATGCCGATCCTGATTGCCCTGGCTCTGATCCAGACCACTCTGTTTGTCGGCCTGGCGATCTTCCTCACTATTGTCTCCGTCGGACTCTGGATCCGCTCCTACCTCAGCCACCTCAATCTGCTCCTGGTAGCGCGAATATCCTCGGTGGTGATTGTGGTCATTATCATCATGGCCATCATGAGCGTTCTGAGTAATAAACTGGGACTCAGCCAGGCCCTGACCGTAACCTTCTTCCCGATGATCATCCTGGCCTGGACCATCGAGCGTATGTCGATCCTGTGGGAAGAAGATGGTCCCAAGGAAGTGCTGATTCAAGGCGGTGGCAGCTTGTTGGTGGCCGTCATGGCCTATCTGGCTATGACCAATACCCTGGTCGAGCACCTGACCTTCAACTTCCCGGAGCTGTTACTGGTGTTGCTTGGCATTATCATGCTGATCGGTCAGTATACCGGCTACCGCCTGACCGAATTGCGTCGTTTCCAGGCCATGGTTAAGGAGCACTGA
- a CDS encoding ATP-dependent zinc protease family protein has product MRLSRVTLLATILFLIVGCQTAPQPKDQSTPPATPTTSQPVSTQSSPPPTASPAPTADKQISIETASPSSQALQCKPCAVAPAPKAPSKTQKLPGDKTIIGEVELAHVSPGNFTTKARIDTGATTTSIHAWDTVEFERDGKKWVKFKVLGENGQGSQTLERRITRIASIKRHGAEDVKRFAVMVTMTIGKVSERIEVTLADREAFDYKVLVGRNLLTDIFVVDVSKKLAAGKPVPAGK; this is encoded by the coding sequence ATGCGCCTGTCTCGGGTTACGCTCCTGGCCACCATTTTATTCCTGATCGTCGGTTGTCAAACCGCCCCGCAACCAAAAGACCAGAGTACACCGCCGGCCACTCCGACCACCTCTCAACCCGTTTCGACGCAATCGTCACCGCCACCAACCGCCAGCCCAGCGCCCACAGCCGACAAGCAGATCAGTATTGAAACAGCCTCGCCATCATCCCAGGCCCTTCAATGCAAACCCTGCGCAGTGGCTCCCGCACCTAAAGCGCCCAGCAAAACCCAAAAGCTGCCTGGCGACAAAACGATCATCGGCGAAGTGGAACTGGCCCATGTCAGTCCGGGCAATTTCACCACCAAAGCCCGCATCGACACGGGTGCCACCACGACGTCCATTCATGCCTGGGACACGGTTGAATTTGAGCGTGACGGCAAAAAGTGGGTGAAGTTCAAGGTCCTGGGCGAAAATGGCCAGGGGTCGCAAACCCTGGAACGCCGTATTACCCGTATCGCCTCCATCAAGCGACACGGCGCCGAGGACGTTAAACGCTTTGCAGTGATGGTGACCATGACCATCGGCAAAGTCAGTGAACGGATCGAAGTCACTCTGGCCGATCGGGAAGCTTTCGATTACAAGGTCCTGGTCGGCCGCAATCTGCTGACCGATATTTTCGTGGTTGATGTCAGTAAAAAGCTGGCCGCCGGCAAACCCGTCCCCGCAGGAAAATAA
- a CDS encoding Na+/H+ antiporter NhaC family protein: protein MKASSPSIGSGWSLLPLLCFLLIFFGAGLYYHSIGTEFAFYQVKAPVAIVPAIVLALILGKQSLSVQLDTFLRGIGDSNIIMMCLVFLLAGAFTAVSKAIGGVDATVNLGLQWIPAQWVLPGLFVIAAFIATAMGTSMGTIAAVAPIAVGVADGTGLSLSLAVGAVIGGAMFGDNLSIISDTTIAATRTQGCEMRDKFRLNFMIAAPAALVTILLLLLLGDAATVGEIPEVEWWLVLPYMAVLLMALSGFNVLLVLFCGILFSGILGLAQGTFAVAGFANAVYSGYESMLEIMLLSMFIGGLGALMKEQGGLSFLTHWILRISQRGGLMATKRAGESAISALVAFSNLFVANNTVAIVLSGGVARQIAEQHEVDPKRSASLLDIFSCVVQGLLPYGAQILLAASLSGLSPLSLAGSIWYCWLLAVAALIAVFMGLPKSTTASTEGV from the coding sequence ATGAAAGCGTCATCACCATCGATAGGCAGCGGCTGGTCGCTGTTACCCCTGCTTTGTTTTTTATTGATTTTCTTTGGCGCGGGTCTGTATTACCACAGCATTGGCACCGAGTTTGCGTTTTACCAGGTTAAAGCGCCGGTTGCGATTGTTCCGGCCATCGTTCTGGCCCTGATTCTGGGCAAGCAGTCCTTATCGGTGCAGCTCGATACTTTTCTTCGTGGCATCGGGGATAGCAACATCATTATGATGTGTCTGGTGTTTCTATTGGCCGGTGCCTTTACCGCCGTATCCAAGGCGATTGGCGGTGTCGATGCCACGGTGAACCTGGGCTTGCAATGGATACCGGCGCAGTGGGTCTTGCCGGGTTTGTTTGTGATCGCGGCTTTTATTGCCACCGCAATGGGTACCTCGATGGGCACCATTGCTGCGGTGGCGCCTATTGCCGTGGGTGTGGCTGATGGCACTGGATTGTCGTTGTCCTTGGCGGTTGGTGCGGTCATTGGCGGTGCCATGTTTGGTGATAACCTCTCCATTATCTCCGATACCACCATTGCGGCGACTCGCACCCAGGGCTGTGAAATGCGGGACAAATTTCGCCTCAACTTTATGATTGCGGCCCCGGCAGCTCTGGTCACCATCCTGCTATTGTTGTTGCTCGGCGATGCCGCCACCGTGGGCGAGATACCAGAGGTGGAATGGTGGCTGGTTTTACCCTACATGGCCGTATTGTTGATGGCGTTGTCCGGTTTTAATGTGCTGCTGGTGTTGTTTTGCGGAATTCTGTTTTCGGGAATTTTGGGGCTTGCGCAGGGAACCTTCGCCGTCGCTGGATTTGCCAATGCCGTTTATAGCGGTTACGAGTCGATGCTGGAAATAATGTTGTTATCGATGTTTATCGGTGGCCTCGGCGCCTTGATGAAAGAGCAGGGTGGACTGAGCTTTCTCACTCACTGGATTTTGCGCATTAGTCAGCGGGGCGGTTTGATGGCGACAAAACGAGCGGGTGAGTCGGCCATCAGTGCTCTGGTGGCGTTCAGTAACCTGTTTGTGGCCAACAATACGGTTGCCATTGTGTTGAGTGGTGGCGTCGCCAGGCAGATTGCAGAGCAGCATGAGGTGGACCCAAAGCGCAGCGCGAGTTTACTCGATATTTTTTCCTGCGTGGTTCAGGGGTTGTTACCCTATGGTGCGCAAATTTTGTTGGCCGCATCCTTGTCCGGACTTTCACCTCTGAGTCTGGCGGGCAGTATCTGGTACTGCTGGCTATTGGCAGTCGCCGCTTTGATTGCGGTGTTCATGGGGTTGCCCAAATCCACCACAGCCAGTACCGAAGGTGTTTAG